The Triticum urartu cultivar G1812 chromosome 6, Tu2.1, whole genome shotgun sequence genome includes the window TAGCAGacgaagaacaagatgaagaagttCCACTTCCCCAACCTAAATATTTACATGTTGAAACCTTCGGACAAGCATCCTATACTTGTGGGGTCGATAACTGTACAACCTCCTAATCCTAAGAGCATCTACACCTGGACCCCTATATCCTCTTCGAACGCCTGAACGTCTGCCTGGTCAATGTCCAACCAGAAAATGGTGATCCAACTACCCTTCATTTCCTCCCTAAACGTCTGAACTGACAGACACATCTCAAATCCATCTCAAATCTGAGGACAGTATGAGGGCGTCCACACACGCCCGGGCACCCCACTCCAGGTCACAGCGGCCCCACCTGCAACCTCTTTCTTCCTCATCTCTGCATCGCGGGAAGAATGCACCGGCGTGGGCGGAGGAGGTCGGCTACCCCATGCGTCACTAGCTTGCCGCAGCAGCAGCCGTGTGGCTCGCCGGCGTGCTGGTCGTAGCCTCACGGGAGTCGCGGGCGCGCTCGCCGGCATGCGCACTGAGCGCGCGTGCAGGCGTGTGGCCGTGCTGGCTGCCGTGCGCACTGGACGCGGATGCGGGCGTGCATAGCCGGAGCCCGCGTGCTGCGGGCGGGTGTGCAGCCGGAGCCGTGTCTGGTTGTAGATGTTCTAACCTTGTGCATGCTACACCTACTCGTCTCTGTCAAGATATTCTCGCTTCCTTCGTCAACTATTTATAATTATATTTTAAGCTAAAAAACTATTTATAATTATATGGGTAAAGACCAAGCATAATTAGATGGGTAAAGGCACCCTCCCGGGTTtgttccaagcttgggggaggaacCGCATTATCTTTTAAATCGTTCTTTATTCTCTTTTATCTTTTCATCCTTAGGTTATATCGTGATTTTGAGAAGTTATAGTATGGTGCAGTGGCTGCAAGATGTTCTACCCTCTCCTTCAGAGAAATTATCAATGGTGTAAGGTTATAAATTTAAGAGATGGCATTGAGACTTCCTTTTGCTTGTTGGTTATTATATATTCTAATGACACTGTAAGTCATCCTTATATAGTCCAGATAGCTTGAAGCTTCTACCTACCCTGGAGCGTTCGTAATATGTTTGGCAACTGGTTGAGGTGTCTTGATAAATATTTCCATTCACATATTCTCGCGTTGGCGGCAATCCTATGTTGGGCCATGTGGCTTTGTAGGAGTGACtgtgacgttgctttcaacaAAAAAGTGTGTTTCAACTGATGTGCTGGGTATTCATGTATGTACACACCGGCTCCATGCTTGGTCTATCATGTGCTAATGCTTCAACCACGAGCTTACGGCTAGGGAAATTTTCTCCAACCATGGATGGCGGAGTAGTCTTCAACTCTTTGGATAGAATCTCCTCCATCTTAGTTTTTTTCCCTGTAAGTCAATGCTTTCTATTTTTCATTTTTAAACGTGTTAGCTATGCATCTTGTTATGTTGAATCTGGATATTCACTTAATGTAGGACTGAGTTAAAATGTCCTTTATGAAAAAAATATAAACATATAATTAGTTCGTTTTATTTCAATAGCCGACGAAGAAAACAAAACCATATCatacatctatatctataccaataCAAAAAGACCCAAAGAGGGCAAATTCAATTAATCTTAAccatcaaatcatgtcaatccAATGACCTATATTACTCCAATGCTGAGCGCTCAAGAAGTTTAGCGTGCAATTAATATTATAACAGATATCAAAGTCTATTTCTTTTAAGAAAACAAATAAATGTTTGTGCTACTCACATAATTAAGACGTAATTTATATCTTACATAACATCTACGTGCAATTAATTTGCGCCCTAATAGCAGTGTGCATTGCACGTATGAATTTACTATTACATAACCAAGGAAACTAATAAGATGCCCACAAGATAAAAAAGGAAACTAACCAAAAAACGTAGTAACAGCTAGTACTCAATGAGttattcttttcttttatttggttAGTACTTTGTTGACGAGCACCTCCAGGACAGCCATGGCCTTCCCGGCCTCGTTGTCCTTGGAGACATCGTCGGCTATGTTCTTGGCTTCCCCTTGGCGACACCTCTCGCAATTCCACTCGACATGCGACTCCTTGTTGAACTTGATGAAGTTGTCGATTTGGGGGAGCTGAACCTTGCTTATGCACAGCTTGTCGAGTGTTTGGGCGGCGTTGGTCAGCTCCTTGAAGCAGGTTTCAAAGCAGATCTCGTCGGCCTTGCTCAGGCCCGGGTGGCTGTCCCTCTGGACAGCCGGGCTCGCGGTGGCCGTCGCATTAAGAAGGAGCTTGGCGGAGGTGAGGGCCGCCATCCCCACAAGGCCTTCCTCGTTCGCGCCTTTGCTCTGGTCGTAGCGCGTGATCATGGAGTCGCAGAGCTCCGGGAAGGGCGTGTCGGTGCACAACTTCTTGACCACGGGGTTGTCGTCGTCTCCGTCTCCGTCGGCgtccgcggcggcggcggcgagtgaGACTTCactgaggaggaggaggacgacgacgaagaAGACGAAGGAGGAGACGGTGTTGAAGAGCCTCGCCATGGCCAGCCGATGCACAAACTGTCCAATCGTACGTTGGAGGCCTAGACCCATCTCCATCCATATATAGCCAAATGTGGGGGGTGGTGCTATATATAGATAGACATGCCAACCGCAGGGTAGGGGACGACCAACCAACGGATCGCCGGAGGTGGAGGAGGAATATGTGTGAGCTAAGTTTTTCCTGAGATCATAAGGAAAATAGGGGTAAGAGAGGCGGTGGCCATGGTCAATCGAATGGTGAGGCCGCCGATCGAGCCACACAGATGAGATGCATGCATGCCACAAACCGTAAACCAACGGTGGTCAAATGTCGAGCTAGCTAGCACGTGGCAGGCACTAACGAGTGGTTCCAATAACATAGGCCACAATTAGTTAGGATGCAATCACGTTAGGCACTAACTAAAGAATGCCTTTTTAAAAACGAAGCACTAAAGAGTTGTTCTAATAACATGCAGTTTGATCCTTCGCGACAGCGACGGCAACATCGTCTTCTCCGCTTGCCGCTCCATACGACACTGCTCCGGATCTCTTCAAGCTGAGCTTTTGGCATGCCATGAGGGTTTAAACCTTGCTCTTCAGTGGTCTACTCTCCCAGTGGACATCGAGATGGATTGCATGGATGCAGTCAGGTTGATCAAGTCACCCACTCTTGACAGATCACCTCATATGATGTTAGTTCAGGAAATTAAAAGGCTCTTTGGTGAAAGGGATAACTCTATTGCTCATGTAAGTAGGAACCAGAACGTTGTCAGTCATACCCTTGCTGGCTTCGGACGCTCGGAGGGCCGGACTGCAGTATGGTTGCGCTCTGGGCCTGCAGATGTTCCTCTGCTTTGTAGGAACGAACTCATCATGCGTTGAGTAATGAAATCCCTTTTAACCccgcaaaaaaaataaaaaataacaTGCAGTTGTACTTTACATCTCACTTGTTTACGATGAAAACTAATTCGGATTGAAACAAAATTAACGATCTCAGGCAAGGACACGGTGAAAACAATTATGGTGTGTTTGGCTGAGGAACAGAGTGGAATGGAATCTTGTGAAGACAATAGGAGGAATGGAATAGTTACATTTCAGTATTTGGTTAGAGAGACAGAATGAAATTGATTTGTTTTTTTCTCACCTCTTTTCAAACAATACCTTTCACATACGTACATATGCACAATACGAATAACTGCATTTTCTTGGATATTTACGGTGAATTGAAGAGGAAAACACCATTATTCTAATACACATCCACGAGCATGGCAAATATATGACATCAAACGTCTTTAAGTTATTTCAAGAGGAAAGCCTTAATGAACGTATTTGCATGAGCCCTGAAGGGCATGATCTGTGTACGTGCATGAAGAACCTCTACCCCAAATTAGTTGACTCGGATTTGTATAGATACGACACATTTTAGTGCTAAATGCATCTATATCTAGACGAATCTAAGTCAATTAATTTatgacggagggagtacaagtgaTCGGTAGTACTACATGACTGTCGAACCTTCAAATTGATGCAGTCGATCAAGGAAGGCTCTCGCTTGTACAACAAACACATGACAACCCATTAGAAAAGTTTAATTAGGATATTCGCACAATTTGGACTTGCATCATGCTAGCTGGCTAATCAAGCACTATGAGCTTTTGCCTTCTATTTTAATTCATTTTACTTAATGATCAACTGTAAACATGTATGGAACAAAACTCCAACAAAAACAATGAGAACTGGCTGCAAGATATATGGCGTGCATCGGTGCATGTATCATCATTACTCCAAGATTTGTGCCAGGTTTTCTTGTTTTGGCAAAGTTTGTCTTGTTCCAAAGAAATTCTTAATGTTTTTTGGATGTTTTTTTTGTCTTGTATGTATCAATTTAACATCAGATACAAACAGCAATCTAAAATTTACCCTCATTGTTATTACGAAAAACTGACAATCTAAATTTGCACTTCATAAATGAATTTAGCATGAGATAAGAAACTGCCTCGAGCGCACGATCTGGTTACTAATCCATGGTCACATACATAACCGAGAAAGACTTCTGGCCACGCTTTATAAATAAGCCACAACCAGATCCGAGAATGGAAGGCCCACAACAAAAACCAAAGTACTAAAAGAGAAAAACTATAGTCCACTAGTAgactgcccgtgcgttgccacagGCATGTCAACTTTAACATGGATTGAAAAAATAGCCAATaacaaaaaataataattaaaatcCACTTCACTTGCAATATATTTTGATAATAAAATTGAAACATTGCACTTCATTACAACTGATAATAACACTTGAATGCCTTTATTATTTCTGCTTAAGGTTCGATCATCTCACGAAAGCATGTGTATTGTTATTATCCACTAATTAAAGACAAATACATGGAGTATTGTGTTCCATTTAAACAAATCTGCAAACCCCCAAACCTAGAACATAAGTGGGGACGTGTCCTGACAGCACATCATGCCAGACCAGAACTTTCAACTCTCATTGTGTGGCAATATAAAATGTCCGGAAAAAATACAGATCTATGAAATAATGCAAGGCAGCCCCAAGATATCGAGGTTCTAAATTGCTAGGAGCTTAAATGCTTAATAATACAATCATGTTTCTCCACTTTAAGCCAGTCCAACATGGACTACTTCATTAATACCTACCACCATTTCAGATAACCTGCAAAACCAGAGGTAAAAGACTATACAAATAAAAATTTCAGTTGAGTTGAAAGGCTCAAACTAAAAGCCAACAAATATATGCAAGGTTATTTCATACTGCTATTTTATTCAGCACCAATAACCTCCTTGTCGGCATCATAATATATCATCCAAAATCATATTACCAATTTTGGGGCAACTTTATACTACTTACAAATATAAAGAATAATATTAACTAAAAAAACCTTGGATTGTAATAGATGTGAAAAACACTTCTATGTTTCAAGGAATCATATGGTGTGAGTATCGTCTGAAAGCTTTTAGGAGAAATAAGGATAGAGAGTTGTTTTGTTCAACGAAACAGACTGGCTCTCCTTACACTAAGTCTAAGTTCATCATCATTCATCCTTGTTACATGCATAAATTGGGATAACACACAATGAATAAGAGGAATAAGGATAGAAAGTTGTTAACTTCATCACAATGTTCATTTGCTTATACTTGAAGAAATAAGACAACATCTCCTGTGAAAAATTTATTTTTATTGACAAACGAATTCCCTCCATTTGTTAAAAAGATGCCTATTTGGTTCACCTAGAAGGCAAAGGAGAATTTCATAACATGTCTATTGTACCTTGCTAGAAGGAAAAAGATAACGGGTATACTTGGTTCAAAATCAGAATAGATGATAGAATTACATAGAGTTGTTTGTCCTTTTTGAAGATACAACTTTTGTAAGGAACTGTGTCAACGAATTCGCACAGAAAATATATCATCTGATTCCGGTAATGTAATAGAGCACACTAAATCGTATTTATGAACGCGTAGGAATCTGGACTCTTTAGAAGAAATGGACAGAGCAAATGAGCATGGTCCAATGCAGGTTGTACAGGTTCTATTGTACACATGTTTTTATACAAAATTTATTAGAAACACGGTAACAAAATATGTTTGAGTAGGTAACAAAATTTGTTTTAGAAGATGATGACTTCCTAATATTGAAGCACGTAACTGAACTCTACTGGTTTTGGGGAGTTGAAACGGAGGTACAAGACAAGAATGAAGAAATAGGTTTTATTTCTGTTACTCACAGACTACATGTACAACATTGAGAAGCTCCTTGTGAATTAAGCTTATAACAGTGAGCACTGAAAAATCATACTCTCTTCTTGCTAGCCGGTGGTGAGAACACCTTTGTAGCAATTAGTATTGAAATGTTCTCCTTGATAGGTTCATGAAGAATGCCAGCAATGAAAATCTCATCCAGTATTTAGACCTGGATATTTCACCATTGGTACCCATGGGATTAGTCAATACTAAAAAGAATGGTAGCTCTTGCAAGAAATTTCATATAACTCGATTGCTGGTTCttcagtgtcaaaatttcagcatATATGTGAATATTAAATCGACCTCACATACCATGGTTATTAGGAAAAACACTCATCATGCATTTTATAATCAATAGAGGCTATCTTTACCAAAGTTGTATTATCATCGTTGTAATATCCCAGATTTCATTTGAATGTTCAAACTATTACTACAATAAAGATAACACAGAAAACTTAGACTAAAAAAATGTTATAGTTCCACAGATCTTAAGCACCTAGTTTTACAACAACCACCTCCTATCAAATTATGTGCTGCAAGTTCACAATGACATGGCCCAACTAAAgctccttcttgttcttgttctATTTCTTATCTAGCAAACTACCTCATATCTCCCAAATACTGACTAACATCTACAAACATATGCATAACAAATTATCACCACATCACACGGGCAGAAGAAAACACATACCTTAGTCCTAGTTGGTGAAGATGTTAGATCTTTGCACGAGTGCCCACGTACCTTGGTGTAGAACGGACATTGTCATACTTGGAAGTGCTGCTTGGACGGTGTGCTCCCATCAGCCCACATAGCAGGGGCCACTGCTTGCGCCGCGCTCTCGGACACTGCTCTGCCACTGCCGCAACCACCAGCCACAAGCCGCGAGCAGCCGACCAAGATGCTGAATCTTTTCATTAGTGCTGCGTTCAGGTGTGCAGTTCATCTAGTAAATTAAAGACATGGTATAAATTATCATTGAGCAATGCG containing:
- the LOC125513781 gene encoding uncharacterized protein LOC125513781: MARLFNTVSSFVFFVVVLLLLSEVSLAAAAADADGDGDDDNPVVKKLCTDTPFPELCDSMITRYDQSKGANEEGLVGMAALTSAKLLLNATATASPAVQRDSHPGLSKADEICFETCFKELTNAAQTLDKLCISKVQLPQIDNFIKFNKESHVEWNCERCRQGEAKNIADDVSKDNEAGKAMAVLEVLVNKVLTK